A genomic segment from Dietzia psychralcaliphila encodes:
- a CDS encoding DUF3152 domain-containing protein: MSDGRRRTSDGVDVGSTSRGDTPGHGGDRSPYYPPHGEPLRAPWDPEEESTPGRRRSVPGARDHLRKQSPVGRFFTTWGWRAYAIPVLVVLTALVIADSVATPGPDDTGSTTEAEETPAVVGGPLRGEVPPSGQLPEGGPFTEAGAGGFRIVPGGTDRVGRPTAEQFVYTVEVEEGVDTTDFGGDDSVARMVDATLANPKSWTADGAVAFQRTSRDEPAFRVTLASPLTVRENCGYEIELETSCYNPSTGRVYLNLARWIRGARSFQGDIGSYRQYLVNHEVGHAIGFPSHEPCPADGVLAPIMMQQTFGVSNSEIFRLDPEGVVPDNDDTCRYNAWPFPDSPPVGP; this comes from the coding sequence ATGAGCGACGGCCGTCGCCGGACGTCGGACGGTGTCGACGTCGGGTCCACTTCGCGAGGTGACACTCCGGGCCACGGCGGGGACCGCTCTCCGTACTACCCTCCGCACGGTGAGCCGCTGCGCGCTCCGTGGGATCCGGAGGAGGAGTCGACCCCCGGCCGTCGCCGCTCCGTCCCCGGCGCACGGGACCACCTGCGCAAGCAGAGCCCCGTGGGACGGTTCTTCACCACGTGGGGCTGGCGGGCGTACGCGATCCCGGTGCTGGTGGTGCTCACGGCGCTCGTGATCGCCGACTCCGTGGCGACACCGGGGCCGGACGACACCGGGTCCACGACCGAGGCGGAGGAGACCCCCGCGGTCGTCGGGGGACCGCTCCGGGGAGAGGTGCCACCGAGCGGACAGCTGCCGGAGGGAGGTCCCTTCACCGAGGCCGGCGCGGGGGGGTTCCGGATCGTGCCCGGGGGAACCGACCGCGTCGGGCGCCCCACCGCCGAGCAGTTCGTCTACACCGTCGAGGTCGAGGAGGGCGTCGACACGACGGATTTCGGTGGCGACGACTCGGTGGCCCGGATGGTCGACGCGACGTTGGCCAACCCCAAGAGCTGGACCGCCGACGGGGCGGTGGCGTTCCAGCGGACGTCCCGGGACGAGCCCGCGTTCCGGGTGACCCTCGCCAGTCCCCTCACGGTCCGCGAGAACTGCGGTTACGAGATCGAGCTCGAGACCAGTTGCTACAACCCGTCCACCGGGCGGGTCTACCTCAACCTGGCGAGGTGGATCCGAGGCGCCCGGTCCTTCCAGGGCGACATCGGGTCCTACCGTCAGTACCTCGTCAACCACGAGGTCGGCCACGCCATCGGTTTCCCGAGCCACGAGCCGTGCCCGGCTGACGGGGTCCTGGCGCCGATCATGATGCAGCAGACCTTCGGGGTCTCCAACAGCGAGATCTTCCGCCTCGACCCCGAGGGTGTGGTCCCGGACAACGACGACACCTGTCGGTACAACGCGTGGCCGTTCCCCGACAGTCCACCGGTGGGGCCGTGA
- a CDS encoding ThiF family adenylyltransferase yields the protein MNPLTGDSAGTLPPLVDPVPDLTAEERARYSRHLLLGAIGDEGQRRLRAASVFVVGAGGLGAPVLMYLAAAGVGRITVIDDDEVDLGNLQRQVIHSVPAIGRPKVDSARERLAELAPGVRVEAVHARLDALNIGALLEGHDLVMDGSDNFSTRYLVSDACEIAGIPVVWGTIDRFRAQLAVFWSRPPAPAVAVTLRDLYPAPPPAGSVPSCAEAGVVGALCGTVGSMMAMEAVKLITGAGRPLLGRLVLMDLLETTHRTVTIRPDPSRTPVTSLPEGGDDICGVRPPGTDDVPTVAAADLAAELADAGPSGSVAPVLVDVRGAGERSIAMIAPSVWVPLDSVAEDAADPTGVLGRAAARGPLVVYCKSGVRSARAAATLAVAGFSGVRSLEGGIEAWTRDVDPSLPGY from the coding sequence GTGAACCCCCTGACCGGCGACTCGGCCGGGACGCTCCCCCCGCTGGTGGATCCGGTGCCCGATCTCACCGCGGAGGAGCGCGCGCGCTATTCGCGCCACCTCCTGCTGGGTGCCATCGGTGACGAGGGGCAGCGTCGACTGCGCGCCGCGTCGGTGTTCGTCGTGGGGGCGGGGGGCCTGGGCGCGCCGGTGCTCATGTACCTCGCCGCGGCGGGTGTCGGGCGGATCACCGTGATCGACGACGACGAGGTGGACCTCGGCAACCTGCAGCGTCAGGTGATCCACTCCGTCCCGGCCATCGGCCGCCCCAAGGTCGACTCGGCCCGGGAGCGACTCGCCGAGTTGGCGCCCGGGGTCAGGGTCGAGGCGGTCCACGCACGGCTCGACGCGCTGAACATCGGCGCGCTCCTCGAGGGGCACGACCTGGTGATGGACGGCAGCGACAACTTCTCCACGCGCTACCTCGTCAGTGACGCCTGCGAGATCGCCGGGATCCCGGTCGTCTGGGGGACGATCGACCGCTTCCGGGCCCAGCTCGCCGTCTTCTGGTCGCGCCCGCCCGCGCCCGCGGTCGCCGTCACCCTCCGTGACCTCTACCCGGCCCCGCCGCCCGCCGGTTCCGTCCCCAGCTGCGCCGAGGCCGGGGTGGTGGGCGCACTGTGCGGCACGGTCGGTTCGATGATGGCGATGGAGGCGGTCAAGCTGATCACCGGGGCGGGCCGGCCCCTGCTCGGCCGGCTCGTGTTGATGGACCTCCTCGAGACCACCCACCGGACCGTGACCATCCGGCCGGATCCGTCCCGGACCCCCGTGACCTCCCTGCCGGAGGGCGGAGACGACATCTGCGGGGTCCGACCCCCCGGCACGGACGACGTGCCCACCGTGGCGGCGGCGGACCTCGCCGCCGAGCTGGCGGACGCGGGACCGTCCGGCTCGGTCGCGCCCGTCCTCGTCGACGTCCGGGGTGCCGGGGAGCGGTCCATCGCGATGATCGCCCCCTCCGTCTGGGTTCCGCTCGACTCGGTCGCCGAGGACGCCGCCGACCCGACCGGGGTCCTCGGGCGCGCCGCGGCCCGGGGACCGCTCGTCGTGTACTGCAAGTCGGGTGTGCGTTCGGCACGCGCGGCTGCGACGTTGGCCGTGGCGGGTTTCTCCGGGGTGCGGTCGCTCGAGGGCGGTATCGAGGCCTGGACCCGCGACGTCGACCCGTCCCTGCCCGGCTACTGA
- a CDS encoding TIGR02569 family protein, with translation MNDVTVPDHVRGAFGVVAGAAIPVVAGSGTGWLVAAPGTPVVFRPVVDTALANWSARVREELDVTGLRVALPVRSTDGRHVVSGWRADRVVSGRPEARADETIAWSARINAALAGVDRPRLARRPATRPWTETDLFAIAEAAAWDGDPELDLGPGMEDRGTPFATHRAAALLGATGLIRLRRPVAPAAGAGVVHGDLARGLLFDSSDEPALTDVVPYARPASWSAAVVAVDHLSWGTVDSGVLARWRHLDDWPQMVLRAAVFRLAVHALHPGSRPAAMDGLQAMARTVEEYVGDPDA, from the coding sequence GTGAACGACGTGACCGTCCCCGACCACGTCCGCGGCGCCTTCGGCGTGGTGGCCGGCGCGGCCATACCCGTTGTCGCCGGTTCCGGGACGGGCTGGCTGGTCGCCGCGCCGGGAACCCCCGTCGTCTTCCGGCCGGTCGTGGACACTGCCCTGGCCAACTGGTCCGCCCGGGTACGGGAGGAACTCGACGTCACCGGTCTGCGCGTGGCACTGCCGGTGCGGTCGACGGACGGCAGGCACGTCGTCAGCGGATGGCGAGCCGACCGGGTGGTCTCCGGACGCCCCGAGGCCCGCGCCGACGAGACCATCGCCTGGTCGGCCCGGATCAACGCCGCGCTCGCGGGTGTCGACCGGCCACGCCTCGCCCGGCGCCCGGCCACCCGACCGTGGACGGAGACCGATCTGTTCGCGATCGCCGAGGCGGCGGCGTGGGACGGGGACCCCGAGCTCGACCTCGGCCCCGGCATGGAGGACCGGGGGACCCCCTTCGCCACCCACCGCGCGGCCGCGCTGCTCGGCGCGACGGGGCTCATCCGACTCCGTCGGCCGGTCGCCCCGGCGGCGGGCGCCGGGGTGGTCCACGGTGATCTCGCGCGGGGCCTGCTCTTCGACTCGTCGGACGAACCCGCACTGACTGATGTCGTCCCCTACGCCCGCCCGGCCTCGTGGTCGGCCGCGGTCGTCGCGGTCGACCACCTCTCGTGGGGGACCGTCGACAGCGGAGTGCTGGCGCGGTGGCGTCACCTCGACGACTGGCCGCAGATGGTGCTGCGCGCGGCGGTGTTCCGGTTGGCGGTGCACGCGCTGCACCCCGGGTCCCGGCCGGCGGCGATGGACGGACTGCAGGCCATGGCCCGGACCGTCGAGGAATACGTCGGCGACCCGGACGCATGA
- a CDS encoding MFS transporter: MNPRSSRAGTPSGALAFPVVALVGVVLVSLNLRTAVTSLSPLLGVIDAELGLGTGGMGLLGMVPTAMFALWGVLTPIVLRRMGLELLTVLAMVAAAAGQVLRALAHDPWVMGAGSLVALAGMGIGNVVAPPLVKKYFPRHVAAVSMAYITGLQLGTVVPALVAVPVDEAAGWRVSIGWWAVLAMVAAVPWIVVILRSGPTTAGPPPAGTGGAAESMQRIRPWRSPVGVALALFFGTNSLCTYAFFTWLPAVAETIGMTRAEGGLALAVYSAIGLIAALVVPWTAGRFEDPYPVVVVSVLCYLAGFAGLLWAPGAAPWLWICLLGVGPSTFPLCLTLINLRTRTQAGSAALSGFSQGVGYTAASLGPIVFGLLLSGPGLGGGLAFLTVVLAVMCVVGRIACRPRMLEDTLR; this comes from the coding sequence ATGAACCCCCGCTCCTCGCGAGCAGGTACCCCCTCGGGCGCACTGGCGTTCCCCGTGGTGGCCCTGGTCGGTGTCGTCCTCGTCTCGCTCAACCTCCGTACCGCCGTCACCTCCCTGAGCCCGCTGCTGGGTGTGATCGACGCCGAACTCGGCCTCGGCACCGGGGGCATGGGACTGCTCGGGATGGTGCCCACGGCGATGTTCGCCCTCTGGGGCGTGCTCACCCCGATAGTGCTGCGTCGGATGGGCCTGGAGCTGCTGACCGTGCTGGCCATGGTGGCTGCCGCGGCCGGCCAGGTCCTCCGGGCCCTCGCCCACGACCCGTGGGTGATGGGGGCGGGATCCCTCGTCGCACTGGCCGGGATGGGCATCGGCAACGTGGTGGCACCACCGCTGGTCAAGAAGTACTTCCCCCGGCACGTCGCGGCCGTGAGCATGGCGTACATCACCGGTCTCCAGCTGGGTACGGTCGTGCCCGCACTGGTGGCGGTCCCCGTGGACGAGGCCGCCGGATGGCGGGTCTCCATCGGGTGGTGGGCGGTTCTCGCGATGGTCGCGGCGGTGCCCTGGATCGTCGTGATCCTGCGGAGCGGCCCGACCACCGCCGGGCCGCCCCCGGCCGGGACCGGCGGCGCGGCCGAGTCGATGCAGCGGATCCGGCCGTGGCGTTCGCCCGTCGGGGTGGCCCTCGCGCTGTTCTTCGGGACCAACTCCCTGTGCACCTACGCCTTCTTCACCTGGCTCCCGGCGGTGGCGGAGACGATCGGCATGACCCGGGCCGAGGGCGGACTCGCACTGGCGGTGTACTCGGCCATCGGTCTGATAGCCGCCCTGGTCGTCCCCTGGACGGCGGGCCGTTTCGAGGACCCGTACCCCGTCGTCGTCGTCTCGGTGCTCTGCTACCTGGCCGGCTTCGCCGGCCTGCTCTGGGCGCCCGGCGCCGCACCGTGGCTGTGGATCTGTCTGCTCGGGGTCGGACCAAGTACGTTCCCGCTCTGTCTGACGCTCATCAACCTCCGCACGCGCACCCAGGCCGGTTCCGCCGCCCTCTCCGGGTTCTCGCAGGGAGTCGGCTACACGGCGGCGAGCCTCGGCCCCATCGTCTTCGGCCTCCTCCTGTCCGGTCCCGGGCTCGGCGGGGGTCTGGCGTTCCTCACGGTGGTCCTCGCGGTGATGTGCGTGGTCGGCCGGATCGCGTGCCGCCCCCGGATGCTCGAGGACACCCTGCGCTGA
- a CDS encoding ATP-dependent DNA helicase → MTQSAAPTAGAPHATRPAGVAPPRRWPPGLDDLVGRDWRPRPPGRQDRWVVRGGPGSGKTTLVADVVRAAVTGGVGLDGVLVLTGSATAGAALLEEVTRGLPPDSVVGTDAPVRTVHSLAHAVVRLAAARVDAPPPRLRTGAEHDALVRETLLGEVADGAPLWPEQLRPALSAVGFARELRDLLLRSLERGIGPRELARLGRSAGRPAWVAAAGFFRRHEEQMALRSGLRGGESDVPEALNAAELVGAALDALTADPQLREVFRSRRLVVVDDAHHLDPLAAEFVAAVGGGADVLLVVEDGDQSVFRFRGADGGLARAVVDQGGRAVDLHVGHRMDPAVAAVAARIGSRLPGAARHRPREAATGSGPRAVGAEGSVTVTVARSAAAEAAVVADFLRRRHVLDGVDYGEMAVVSRSLPGVVDALLPALDAAGVPVVDAGAELPPAHDPVVAALLLLLRSALRGADGTDAEHTLALLSGPIGRADAVAMRRLRRGIRRSGIGGSEPSAETLRALVLAEGDPAPSGLTAVELAPVTRIRHARTAVLDSLRAGGTVEEVLWAAWSGSRMERRLVRQAVAADAWSRSADRSLDAVVSLFDHAADYVDRVPGGSVALFCEVVSREDLPAPRRADTRARGGAVSVLSAHASVGRQWRSVVVCGVQDGIWPAPRRRSGLLGVDELVDLTEVAGDGPLPSEAERAVSSATARAAEERRLFYVACSRARSHLLVTAVESPDEGDVAPSRFVDEISDLATTDLAASGGDPVGADGHRLGAASPATTRYAPTVFTVQHLAVDLRAALLDPSTDPADATHAAGLLAGLRDAGVGEADPGAWYGSNGPSTAAPPFPAKPGEPVVVLSPSGFGALEECPLRWFLQKVRGDSSEAGSAAPLIRGSAVHALTQAVEGGVPEDALRTVVSRRADALTRARGWFAERGAESMVGMAETFRRWRTDTRDVYTTAGVEEAFTFDVRGGVRIRGRIDRLEATRPGEVVPVDVKTSSAAVSKAVAATHPQLALYQLAVSQGAVESAAGRAPGGGLLLYLGGREGRMPTERVQDPLGGEAADALTDRVVEAGHATVGPSYTARVGQWCDHCDVRSSCPARSEGRQVIG, encoded by the coding sequence GTGACACAGTCCGCAGCACCGACCGCCGGAGCGCCGCACGCCACCCGCCCCGCGGGGGTCGCCCCGCCCCGCCGGTGGCCACCCGGGCTCGACGACCTGGTCGGGCGGGACTGGCGGCCCCGGCCCCCCGGTCGTCAGGACCGCTGGGTGGTGCGCGGCGGACCGGGGAGTGGGAAGACCACCCTCGTCGCGGACGTGGTCCGCGCCGCGGTGACGGGCGGAGTGGGGTTGGACGGCGTCCTGGTCCTCACCGGGTCCGCCACCGCCGGGGCCGCACTCCTCGAGGAGGTCACGCGCGGGCTCCCGCCGGACTCCGTCGTGGGCACGGACGCCCCCGTCCGTACCGTCCACTCCCTGGCCCACGCCGTGGTCCGGCTGGCGGCGGCCCGGGTCGACGCGCCGCCGCCGCGGCTCCGGACAGGCGCCGAGCACGACGCCCTGGTCCGGGAGACCCTGCTGGGCGAGGTGGCCGACGGTGCGCCGCTGTGGCCCGAGCAGCTACGGCCCGCGTTGTCCGCCGTCGGCTTCGCCCGGGAGCTCCGTGACCTCCTGCTGCGTTCACTCGAGCGTGGGATCGGCCCCCGGGAACTCGCGCGACTCGGACGTTCGGCGGGCCGACCCGCCTGGGTCGCCGCAGCGGGGTTCTTCCGACGGCACGAGGAGCAGATGGCTCTGCGATCCGGACTGCGGGGTGGCGAGTCCGACGTTCCCGAGGCCCTCAACGCCGCGGAGCTCGTGGGGGCGGCGCTGGACGCGCTGACCGCGGACCCGCAGCTCAGGGAGGTCTTCCGATCCCGTCGGCTGGTGGTGGTCGACGACGCGCACCACCTCGACCCGCTCGCTGCCGAGTTCGTGGCCGCAGTCGGAGGTGGAGCGGACGTCCTGCTGGTCGTGGAGGACGGGGACCAGTCGGTATTCCGGTTCCGCGGTGCGGACGGCGGTCTCGCCCGGGCGGTCGTGGACCAGGGCGGCCGGGCGGTGGACCTGCACGTGGGGCACCGGATGGACCCCGCGGTCGCGGCGGTGGCGGCACGGATCGGCTCCCGCCTCCCCGGGGCGGCCCGTCACCGACCCCGTGAGGCCGCTACGGGATCAGGGCCACGCGCGGTCGGCGCGGAAGGCTCGGTGACGGTCACCGTCGCCCGGTCGGCGGCCGCCGAGGCCGCCGTCGTCGCGGACTTCCTGCGTCGGCGTCACGTGCTGGACGGTGTCGACTACGGGGAGATGGCGGTGGTCAGCAGGTCGCTCCCCGGGGTCGTCGACGCCCTGCTGCCCGCCCTCGACGCGGCCGGCGTCCCGGTGGTCGACGCGGGCGCCGAGCTGCCCCCGGCGCACGACCCCGTGGTGGCGGCCCTCCTCCTGCTGCTGCGGTCGGCGCTCCGGGGTGCCGACGGCACGGACGCGGAGCACACCCTCGCACTACTGTCCGGCCCCATCGGTCGAGCCGATGCCGTGGCGATGCGTCGGCTGCGGCGCGGGATCCGCCGCTCCGGGATCGGTGGCTCCGAGCCGAGTGCGGAGACTCTCCGCGCCCTCGTCCTGGCCGAGGGGGACCCGGCGCCGTCCGGTCTCACCGCGGTCGAACTCGCACCGGTCACCCGCATCCGGCACGCCCGGACCGCGGTACTGGACTCGCTGCGGGCGGGCGGGACCGTCGAGGAGGTCCTCTGGGCGGCGTGGTCGGGCTCGAGGATGGAGCGGCGGCTCGTCCGGCAGGCCGTGGCAGCTGATGCGTGGTCCCGTTCGGCGGACCGGTCCCTGGACGCCGTGGTGTCCCTGTTCGACCACGCGGCGGACTACGTGGACCGCGTCCCCGGGGGCTCCGTCGCGCTCTTCTGTGAGGTGGTGTCGAGGGAGGACCTCCCCGCCCCCCGACGGGCCGACACCCGCGCTCGTGGCGGGGCCGTGAGCGTGCTGTCCGCCCACGCCTCGGTGGGCAGGCAGTGGCGCTCGGTGGTCGTGTGCGGGGTACAGGACGGGATCTGGCCGGCCCCTCGCCGCCGTTCGGGGTTGCTCGGGGTCGACGAACTCGTGGATCTGACGGAGGTGGCCGGCGACGGGCCGCTCCCGTCAGAGGCCGAGCGGGCGGTGTCGTCCGCCACGGCCCGGGCGGCAGAGGAACGACGGTTGTTCTACGTGGCCTGCTCCCGTGCGCGTAGCCATCTGCTCGTGACCGCGGTCGAATCCCCGGATGAGGGCGACGTCGCCCCGTCGCGGTTCGTCGACGAGATCTCGGACCTCGCCACCACGGACCTCGCCGCGTCAGGTGGCGACCCGGTCGGCGCGGACGGGCATCGTCTGGGCGCCGCGTCGCCGGCCACCACCCGCTATGCCCCGACGGTGTTCACGGTGCAGCACCTGGCCGTGGATCTCCGGGCCGCGCTGCTCGATCCGTCCACGGACCCGGCGGACGCCACGCACGCCGCGGGGCTCCTGGCAGGGCTCCGTGACGCCGGGGTCGGGGAGGCGGACCCCGGGGCCTGGTACGGCTCGAACGGACCGTCCACCGCGGCGCCCCCCTTCCCCGCGAAGCCGGGCGAACCGGTGGTCGTGCTCTCGCCGTCGGGATTCGGTGCGCTCGAGGAGTGCCCGCTCCGGTGGTTCCTGCAGAAGGTCAGGGGCGATTCCTCAGAGGCGGGGTCGGCGGCGCCCCTGATCCGGGGTTCGGCGGTCCACGCGCTCACCCAGGCGGTCGAGGGCGGTGTCCCCGAGGACGCACTGCGGACGGTCGTGTCCCGCCGGGCCGATGCGCTCACGCGTGCCCGCGGTTGGTTCGCCGAGCGCGGCGCGGAGTCGATGGTCGGCATGGCCGAGACGTTCCGCCGGTGGCGCACCGACACCCGGGACGTCTACACGACCGCGGGAGTGGAGGAGGCGTTCACCTTCGACGTACGGGGCGGGGTGCGGATCCGGGGGCGGATCGACAGGCTCGAGGCGACCCGCCCCGGCGAGGTGGTCCCGGTGGACGTCAAGACCTCGTCGGCGGCAGTCTCCAAGGCGGTGGCGGCGACACATCCGCAGCTCGCCCTGTACCAGCTGGCTGTATCGCAGGGCGCCGTCGAATCCGCCGCGGGTCGCGCGCCCGGGGGCGGACTCCTGCTGTACCTCGGGGGCAGGGAGGGCCGTATGCCCACGGAGCGCGTCCAGGACCCTCTCGGCGGCGAGGCGGCGGACGCGCTGACCGATCGCGTGGTCGAGGCGGGCCACGCGACGGTGGGGCCGTCCTACACGGCCCGCGTGGGACAGTGGTGCGACCACTGCGACGTCCGGTCCAGTTGCCCCGCCCGGTCCGAGGGTCGGCAGGTGATCGGGTGA
- a CDS encoding ATP-dependent DNA helicase: MTPATSPDGIADALGVHRPTPEQAAVIAGPAEPTLVLAGAGAGKTETMAARVVWLVANGHARPSEILGLTFTRKAAQQLSRRIRRRLEALAGSPLCTGPGADPRIAESIRTEDPQISTYHAFAGTLLGSYGLLVPVEPDSRLLTPTAAFQLAHDVVSRWESPLATGSSAAQVTRDVLALAGQLSEHLVSTDDLRAHPDLLSTLVATLPGGPGQRAAPTKWLDEAATVQGHRDELADLVDAVAARMREESALDHSSQMALAATVARDHPQVGEAERRAFRVVLLDEYQDTGHSQRVLLTSLFGGGAGPVPAVTAVGDPMQSIYGWRGASASNLDRFRDDFPRPGGQQSHLRELTTSWRNPPEVLALANRITLPLRDRPGSVPVPQLRARPGAGRADLRMAVLDTAEAERDWLADSMASRYHAAVSAGRVPTAAVLVRRNSDSGPIAEALEKRGLPVEVVGVGGLLDVPEVADVVSLLTVVARPGAGAPLVRLLSGSRFALGAADLAALARRASALSLRRPVDAGGALSRVEELEDVLDAIARGEETDAAGLADALADPGPEGDYSPAGVARIAELSRIIAALRARSSALPTRLVAAAEQALGLDAEVRLRERAGGGEAREQLDELQEVAAGFRADRGSGLDALLAHLDLARTVDGGLARGEVAATPGRVQILTVHSAKGLEWEMVAVPHLSVGVFPSDRAPQTSVRSATHLPEELRGDRESGDNPGGVPVPRLDDVADRKLLEAALRGHIDRVARRSLDEDRRLFYVAVTRAEHSLLLSASHWHGSGSTPRGPSEFLDEALRSCGGPEPLGEIDHLVVTPSATNPATSSVVEATWPRAAASDRRSAAHAVETADPVDPEADPAPDHGAARHWHLVAAPLLADARRAAERRDAVVLPRRLTAGEVVAMATDPDAFADRLRRPVPFRPDRFARRGTRFHLWLEHRFGATHLLDIDDLPGAGDQGAVDGLSEADLAALQHAFETSRWARLTPEAVEVPFEVGLGEHLLRGRMDAVFADGDDWIVVDWKTGRVPGAGELPSVSLQLAVYRYAWAKVVSARLGQPIELGRVRAAFHYVRDGRTVEPTDLPDADELLRLLSAGPGRGRLLSDGDR; encoded by the coding sequence GTGACCCCGGCGACGAGCCCCGACGGCATCGCCGACGCGCTCGGTGTCCACCGTCCGACCCCGGAGCAGGCGGCGGTGATCGCCGGCCCCGCCGAGCCGACCCTCGTGTTGGCCGGCGCGGGTGCGGGCAAGACCGAGACCATGGCCGCGCGCGTGGTGTGGCTCGTGGCCAACGGCCATGCCCGCCCGTCGGAGATCCTCGGGCTCACCTTCACGCGCAAGGCCGCCCAGCAGTTGTCCAGGAGAATCCGGCGACGGCTCGAGGCGCTGGCCGGGAGCCCGTTGTGCACCGGTCCGGGAGCGGACCCCCGGATCGCGGAGTCGATCCGCACCGAGGATCCGCAGATCTCGACCTACCACGCGTTCGCGGGCACTCTGCTCGGGTCCTACGGACTGCTCGTCCCGGTCGAACCGGATTCGCGGCTGCTCACCCCGACGGCTGCGTTCCAGCTCGCGCACGACGTCGTCTCGCGGTGGGAGTCCCCGCTCGCCACGGGGTCCTCCGCCGCACAGGTGACCCGCGATGTCCTGGCCTTGGCGGGTCAACTCTCCGAGCACCTCGTGTCCACTGATGACCTGCGGGCCCACCCCGATCTCCTCTCCACCCTCGTCGCGACCCTGCCCGGTGGGCCCGGCCAGCGCGCGGCCCCGACGAAGTGGCTCGACGAGGCCGCCACCGTCCAGGGACACCGTGACGAGTTGGCGGATCTCGTCGACGCGGTCGCCGCGCGGATGCGCGAGGAGTCCGCGCTGGACCACTCGTCGCAGATGGCGCTCGCCGCGACGGTGGCCCGCGATCACCCCCAGGTCGGCGAGGCCGAACGTCGGGCGTTCCGGGTGGTCCTGCTCGACGAGTACCAGGACACCGGTCATTCCCAGCGGGTCCTGCTGACCTCCCTGTTCGGCGGAGGTGCGGGCCCGGTCCCGGCGGTCACGGCGGTGGGGGACCCGATGCAGTCCATATACGGGTGGCGGGGGGCCTCGGCCTCCAACCTCGACCGCTTCCGGGACGACTTCCCCCGGCCCGGGGGGCAGCAGTCCCACCTCCGCGAGCTCACCACGTCGTGGCGCAACCCTCCCGAGGTACTCGCACTGGCCAACCGGATCACCCTGCCGCTGCGGGACCGCCCGGGTTCGGTGCCGGTCCCGCAGCTGCGAGCGCGCCCCGGGGCCGGGCGCGCGGACCTGAGGATGGCGGTGCTGGACACGGCGGAGGCCGAGCGGGACTGGCTGGCCGACTCCATGGCGTCCCGGTACCACGCGGCGGTGTCGGCCGGCCGTGTCCCGACCGCCGCCGTCCTGGTCCGGCGCAACAGCGACTCCGGGCCGATCGCGGAGGCGCTGGAGAAGCGCGGTCTGCCGGTGGAGGTCGTCGGGGTGGGCGGGCTCCTGGACGTCCCCGAGGTGGCGGACGTGGTCTCGCTGCTCACGGTGGTCGCCCGTCCCGGGGCCGGTGCACCACTGGTACGCCTGCTCAGCGGCTCCCGGTTCGCCCTGGGCGCTGCCGATCTGGCTGCGTTGGCCAGACGGGCGTCCGCGCTCTCGCTCCGTCGCCCGGTCGACGCCGGGGGAGCGTTGTCCCGCGTCGAGGAGCTCGAGGACGTCCTGGACGCCATCGCCCGTGGCGAGGAGACCGACGCCGCTGGACTCGCGGACGCGCTCGCCGATCCGGGACCCGAGGGTGACTACAGCCCGGCCGGAGTCGCCCGGATCGCCGAGCTCTCCCGCATCATCGCAGCGCTCAGGGCCAGGTCATCCGCGCTCCCGACCAGGCTCGTGGCCGCGGCGGAGCAGGCGCTCGGTCTGGATGCCGAGGTGCGTCTGCGGGAACGCGCGGGTGGTGGAGAGGCGCGCGAACAGCTCGACGAGCTCCAGGAGGTGGCGGCCGGGTTCCGGGCGGACCGGGGTTCGGGTCTGGACGCCCTCCTGGCGCACCTCGACCTGGCGCGCACCGTGGACGGCGGGCTCGCCCGGGGTGAGGTCGCGGCGACGCCGGGTCGGGTGCAGATCCTGACCGTGCACTCGGCCAAGGGACTGGAATGGGAGATGGTCGCCGTGCCCCATCTGTCGGTCGGGGTCTTCCCGTCCGACCGGGCGCCCCAGACCTCTGTGCGGTCCGCCACCCACCTCCCCGAGGAACTGCGCGGAGACCGGGAGTCCGGGGACAATCCCGGCGGGGTGCCGGTGCCCCGGCTCGACGACGTGGCAGACCGCAAGCTCCTCGAGGCCGCGCTCAGGGGCCACATCGACCGCGTCGCACGGCGTTCCCTCGACGAGGACCGACGACTGTTCTACGTGGCCGTCACCCGCGCGGAACACTCTCTGCTGCTCTCGGCGTCGCACTGGCACGGGAGCGGTTCCACACCCCGGGGGCCGTCGGAGTTCCTCGACGAGGCCCTCAGGTCCTGCGGGGGCCCCGAACCACTGGGGGAGATCGACCACCTCGTCGTCACACCCTCCGCCACCAACCCGGCCACCTCGTCGGTGGTGGAAGCCACCTGGCCGCGCGCGGCGGCATCCGACCGCAGGTCCGCGGCCCACGCCGTGGAGACGGCCGACCCGGTGGACCCGGAGGCCGACCCGGCCCCCGATCACGGCGCCGCCCGTCATTGGCACCTCGTGGCGGCGCCACTGCTCGCGGACGCTCGCCGAGCGGCCGAACGGCGCGACGCGGTGGTCCTCCCACGGCGACTGACCGCGGGCGAGGTGGTGGCCATGGCGACCGACCCCGACGCGTTCGCCGACCGACTCCGCAGGCCCGTGCCGTTCCGGCCGGACCGGTTCGCCCGGCGCGGCACGCGGTTCCACCTCTGGCTGGAACACCGCTTCGGGGCCACCCATCTGCTCGACATCGACGATCTCCCCGGCGCCGGGGACCAGGGCGCCGTGGACGGGTTGTCGGAGGCGGACCTCGCGGCACTGCAACACGCCTTCGAGACGTCGCGATGGGCGCGACTGACACCGGAGGCGGTGGAGGTGCCCTTCGAGGTGGGACTCGGAGAGCATCTGCTGCGTGGCCGGATGGACGCGGTGTTCGCCGACGGGGACGACTGGATCGTCGTGGACTGGAAGACCGGGCGGGTGCCTGGTGCCGGGGAGTTGCCCTCCGTCTCGCTCCAGCTGGCGGTCTACCGCTACGCGTGGGCGAAGGTCGTCTCGGCGAGGCTCGGTCAGCCGATCGAGCTCGGCAGGGTCCGGGCGGCCTTCCACTACGTTCGCGACGGAAGGACGGTCGAGCCGACCGATCTCCCCGACGCGGACGAACTGCTCCGGCTCCTCTCCGCCGGTCCGGGGAGAGGCCGGTTGTTGTCCGACGGAGACCGATAG